A part of Aegilops tauschii subsp. strangulata cultivar AL8/78 chromosome 2, Aet v6.0, whole genome shotgun sequence genomic DNA contains:
- the LOC141040736 gene encoding uncharacterized protein, which translates to MLWRTQIVPQLRGAGVFGYVDGTQPEPVKLLVTTKDNKETSTPNPLHPIWVREDQQVLGYLLSNLTKEVLLTVTTVTTVGALWTTLAGMYSSQSASRINNIRTSLINAQKGNLYVASYFATMRGYADELAAAGKAILDDELISYIIHGLDADYQPLISALDARVTPVTIDELFAMLSNFDQRMVHFHGSGGGGFKSSANSASRGRGGSSRRGGFSRGRGRSSGGAKDCWYRYKEDDDSSQDDEKVVAAADGSYGIDTNWYVDSGATKHITNELEKVTMKEKYRGKDQIHTASGEGRNSEQNDANNEKNDEEIGLQILLGIVAESAAVQEIRAGINAGRCARPDSSGICRSCGLPRLRACHAPALGWR; encoded by the exons ATGCTTTGGCGCACGCAGATCGTACCCCAACTGCGTGGCGCCGGGGTCTTCGGCTACGTCGACGGCACCCAGCCGGAGCCGGTAAAGCTCCTCGTCACCACCAAGGATAACAAGGAGACTTCAACGCCCAACCCTCTCCACCCAATCTGGGTCCGGGAGGACCAGCAGGTCCTTGGCTACCTGCTGAGCAACCTCACAAAGGAGGTGCTACTCACGGTGACCACGGTCACCACCGTGGGTGCGCTCTGGACGACGCTCGCCGGCATGTACTCGTCGCAATCGGCGAGTCGCATCAACAACATCCGAACTTCTCTCATCAACGCGCAGAAGGGCAACCTCTACGTCGCCTCCTACTTCGCCACCATGCGTGGCTACGCCGACGAGCTGGCAGCGGCGGGCAAGGCGATCCTCGACGATGAGCTCATCTCCTACATCATCCACGGGCTCGACGCTGACTACCAGCCTCTGATCTCCGCTCTAGATGCTCGCGTCACTCCCGTCACCATCGACGAGCTCTTCGCCATGCTCTCGAACTTCGATCAACGGATGGTGCACTTCCACGGCTCCGGTGGCGGCGGCTTCAAGTCCTCGGCGAACTCGGCCTCTCGTGGTCGTGGTGGCTCCTCTCGGCGCGGCGGCTTCTCCCGTGGCAGGGGGAGGTCCAGTGGAGGAg CAAAAGATTGCTGGTACCGCTACAAAGAGGACGATGATTCCTCTCAAGATGATGAAAAGGTGGTGGCGGCTGCAGATGGCTCCTACGGAATCGACACCAACTGGTACGTCGACAGCGGCGCGACCAAACACATCACCAATGAGCTCGAGAAGGTGACCATGAAGGAGAAATACCGCGGCAAGGACCAAATCCACACAGCTAGTGGTGAAG GAAGAAACAGCGAGCAAAATGATGCAAACAACGAGAAAAATGATGAAGAAATtggcctccaa ATCCTCCTCGGGATCGTCGCCGAATCAGCAGCAGTCCAGGAGATCCGCGCCGGGATCAACGCTGGCAGATGCGCCAGACCTGACAGCAGCGGAATCTGCCGCTCGTGCGGGCTCCCGCGGCTCCGCGCATGCCACGCGCCAGCCCTCGGGTGGCGCTAG